In one window of Gemmatimonadota bacterium DNA:
- a CDS encoding nuclear transport factor 2 family protein: MDRQNAAELARLYVERSNRHVLDEVFPQFDPEATYRSSQFGLFEGLDQIRDMMTGFFAAFPDVHWTVDDYRAESDDTASFEFTMRASHAETGQSVVRRGLETITFTEEGLIRHIEVEVAQPG; encoded by the coding sequence ATGGATCGACAAAACGCGGCGGAACTGGCAAGGCTGTATGTCGAGCGATCGAATCGTCACGTGCTGGACGAGGTGTTTCCCCAATTCGATCCCGAAGCCACCTATCGGTCGTCGCAGTTCGGCCTGTTCGAGGGCTTGGACCAGATCCGGGACATGATGACCGGCTTCTTTGCCGCCTTCCCCGACGTGCACTGGACGGTGGACGATTATCGCGCGGAATCCGACGACACGGCCTCCTTCGAATTCACGATGCGGGCCAGCCATGCCGAAACGGGGCAATCCGTGGTGCGCCGGGGACTCGAAACGATCACCTTCACGGAGGAAGGACTGATCCGCCACATCGAGGTCGAAGTGGCGCAGCCGGGATGA
- a CDS encoding glycosyltransferase family 2 protein — protein sequence MTYLSLLESVVLAGSVVLVAYGFLLSFIGRIRGSGKVPLIFPRHVFALVVPVGNDEGTIGRTVEHLRRNKYPRSMFDVIVAPLNCTDQTPTIARRKGAVVYGPGKQRWTDADDAVHGVLERLSTKDRYDAYVVLDVRSRISPNFLAVMSDKLSRGALAVQSGYSVTGRKWTWNTASRALLSALKPCWLTSWPLNLRLAGGIHRTGLCVSRRLVEKHGVKRPRLDNVLGFLTKLLRHDVVIQYTDQAWVYDRTRALKPVRSTFDRLRSRWKLARTDGLPLIMDGLKWRSAAQVIGGFNLFMPSFNTTLLTALLFFGLAVYLNGVASAIALGWIALIAGLAIFVVFRLWFMRAPVLAYAALPSLPLILFWQAVRSCFASSPKPPPAKAETKDKVQPESGSGRTQGRRPRRRYSRRPRRQPS from the coding sequence TTGACGTACCTGTCGCTGCTCGAGTCGGTCGTCCTGGCCGGATCGGTCGTTCTCGTGGCCTATGGATTCCTGTTGAGTTTCATCGGCCGGATCCGCGGAAGCGGCAAGGTACCGCTGATCTTTCCCCGCCACGTTTTCGCCCTGGTGGTGCCGGTGGGGAACGACGAAGGTACGATCGGCAGGACCGTGGAGCATCTGCGCCGGAACAAGTATCCGCGGAGCATGTTCGACGTGATCGTCGCTCCGTTGAACTGCACGGATCAGACGCCGACCATCGCACGGCGCAAGGGGGCGGTCGTCTACGGACCCGGGAAGCAGCGTTGGACCGACGCGGACGATGCGGTCCACGGCGTGCTGGAACGGCTTTCCACGAAAGACCGCTATGACGCCTACGTCGTCCTCGACGTCCGGTCCAGGATATCCCCCAACTTCCTTGCCGTTATGAGCGACAAGCTGTCCCGTGGCGCGCTGGCCGTCCAGTCCGGCTACAGCGTAACCGGCAGAAAGTGGACCTGGAATACGGCGAGCAGGGCCCTGCTGAGCGCCTTGAAACCCTGCTGGCTTACAAGCTGGCCCTTGAATCTCCGTCTGGCCGGGGGTATCCATCGAACCGGACTGTGCGTCTCCCGGCGGCTGGTAGAAAAACACGGCGTGAAACGGCCCCGGCTGGACAACGTGCTGGGATTTCTTACCAAGCTGCTGCGCCACGACGTGGTCATCCAGTATACCGACCAGGCATGGGTATACGACCGAACCCGGGCCTTAAAACCCGTGCGCTCCACGTTCGACCGCCTGAGATCCAGGTGGAAGCTTGCCCGCACCGATGGACTGCCACTGATCATGGATGGCCTGAAATGGCGCAGCGCGGCACAGGTGATCGGCGGTTTCAACCTCTTCATGCCCTCGTTTAACACGACGCTGCTCACGGCACTGCTGTTCTTCGGCCTCGCCGTGTACCTGAATGGCGTCGCTTCGGCCATCGCCCTGGGCTGGATCGCGCTGATCGCCGGTCTTGCGATCTTCGTGGTTTTCAGACTCTGGTTCATGCGCGCCCCGGTCCTGGCCTATGCGGCTTTGCCGTCCCTGCCCCTGATTCTGTTCTGGCAGGCCGTGAGATCCTGTTTTGCCTCCAGTCCGAAGCCGCCGCCGGCCAAGGCCGAGACCAAGGACAAGGTCCAGCCCGAATCGGGAAGCGGGCGCACACAGGGCCGCAGGCCGCGCAGGCGGTATTCGAGAAGACCCAGGCGCCAGCCTTCCTGA
- a CDS encoding galactose mutarotase has product MGVVEETIWGTFRSRPVFLYTLNGASGAAAHVTNYGAILQSLEIPDAAGRLVDVVLGFDTLEEYLGGHPFFGTTVGRCANRIAGGRFTLEGRDYHLAINDGAGPNHIHGGPGGFDRQVWEPVDFGQREEGPFVSMTYTSVDGEEGYPGTVETTVTYTLTGDDELRISMEARSDRSTVVNLTNHSYWNLNGHQAGPVLDHEVTLFADAYTPVDRHLIPTGEIRPVAGTPFDFTGPKTIAEELDAVSSPGLREPDGTGGPGGYDHNFVLRDADGRVRPAAQVASRRSGLAMAVRTDQPGVQFYTGNNLTDALTGKQGAVYGRHHGFCLETQAFPDAVNRQGSPGWPSVILQPDGVYRHEVCYAFASAAPDR; this is encoded by the coding sequence ATGGGTGTCGTAGAAGAGACTATCTGGGGGACTTTCCGGTCCCGGCCCGTTTTTCTCTACACGTTGAACGGAGCGAGCGGTGCGGCCGCGCACGTTACCAATTACGGCGCGATTCTGCAGTCCCTGGAGATTCCGGACGCGGCAGGGCGTCTCGTGGACGTGGTGCTTGGCTTCGACACGCTCGAGGAATACCTGGGCGGTCATCCGTTCTTCGGCACCACGGTCGGCCGCTGCGCCAACCGGATCGCCGGCGGGAGGTTCACGCTGGAAGGAAGGGATTACCACCTGGCGATCAACGACGGGGCCGGCCCCAATCACATCCACGGAGGACCGGGCGGATTCGACAGACAGGTCTGGGAGCCGGTGGACTTCGGCCAGCGAGAAGAAGGACCTTTCGTCTCGATGACCTATACGAGCGTGGACGGGGAGGAAGGATATCCCGGCACCGTGGAAACGACGGTTACCTACACCCTGACCGGTGACGACGAACTACGGATTTCGATGGAGGCGCGGTCGGACCGGTCCACGGTGGTGAACCTGACCAATCATTCCTACTGGAACCTGAACGGGCACCAGGCCGGACCGGTACTGGACCACGAGGTTACGCTGTTCGCCGACGCCTACACGCCCGTCGACCGCCATCTCATTCCCACGGGGGAAATCAGGCCGGTCGCCGGCACGCCCTTCGACTTCACGGGACCGAAGACGATCGCCGAGGAGTTGGACGCGGTTTCTTCACCGGGTCTGCGGGAGCCCGACGGAACGGGAGGTCCAGGGGGTTACGACCACAACTTCGTCCTGCGCGACGCGGACGGGCGGGTGAGGCCGGCCGCTCAGGTAGCTTCCCGCCGATCTGGTCTGGCCATGGCGGTCCGGACCGATCAACCGGGCGTACAGTTCTACACGGGAAACAACCTGACCGATGCACTCACCGGGAAGCAAGGCGCCGTGTATGGCAGGCACCACGGCTTCTGCCTGGAGACACAGGCTTTTCCGGATGCGGTCAACCGACAGGGATCGCCGGGATGGCCGTCGGTCATCCTGCAACCGGATGGCGTATACCGCCACGAGGTGTGCTACGCCTTTGCGTCCGCGGCACCGGACCGGTGA
- the rfbB gene encoding dTDP-glucose 4,6-dehydratase, with protein sequence MDAMLVTGGAGFIGSNFVRYALKHHPETQIVVLDALTYAGNLANIDDCVGTDRFRFIHGDIRDRDTVDDAMRGVDTVVNFAAESHVDRSILDPSSFIEPNFNGVYVLLEAARRLEVKRFLQVSTDEVYGHVPTGYSKEGDALAPRNPYAASKAAADLLVQSYFTTYDMPVLITRGGNTVGPYQYPEKVLPLFITNALDYKPLPVYGDGSAVRCYLYVEDHCSAIDRVLRSGEPGNAYNVGTNREVNGRDLAARVLEILDRPADLREFVPDRSGHDLRYAMDCGRIQALGWRPSLDFDALLERTAQWYVDHPQWWREIRNESGFRSYYKKQYDERYQT encoded by the coding sequence ATGGATGCCATGCTGGTTACCGGTGGAGCCGGGTTCATCGGCAGTAACTTCGTTCGATACGCATTGAAACACCATCCCGAAACGCAGATCGTGGTGCTTGATGCGCTGACCTACGCCGGCAATCTGGCCAATATCGACGACTGCGTGGGCACGGACCGTTTCCGGTTCATTCACGGGGATATCCGGGACAGGGACACGGTCGACGACGCGATGCGCGGGGTCGACACGGTCGTCAACTTCGCGGCCGAATCCCATGTCGACCGGTCCATTCTCGACCCGTCCTCCTTCATCGAACCCAATTTCAACGGGGTCTACGTCCTGCTCGAAGCGGCGCGACGCCTGGAAGTGAAGCGCTTTCTGCAGGTCTCCACCGACGAAGTGTACGGACACGTACCGACGGGTTACTCGAAGGAGGGCGACGCATTAGCGCCCCGAAATCCCTATGCCGCCAGCAAGGCCGCGGCGGATCTGCTGGTCCAATCCTACTTCACCACCTACGACATGCCCGTGCTGATCACGCGGGGCGGGAACACCGTTGGGCCCTATCAGTACCCGGAGAAGGTCCTGCCCCTGTTCATCACGAACGCGCTGGACTACAAGCCGCTGCCGGTGTACGGTGACGGAAGCGCGGTGCGCTGTTACCTTTACGTGGAAGACCACTGTTCCGCCATCGACCGGGTGCTCAGGTCCGGCGAGCCGGGGAACGCGTACAACGTGGGCACGAACCGTGAAGTCAATGGCCGGGATCTGGCCGCCCGTGTCCTGGAAATCCTCGACCGGCCCGCGGACCTGCGCGAGTTCGTCCCGGATCGGAGCGGGCACGATCTGCGGTACGCCATGGACTGCGGCCGCATCCAGGCCCTGGGATGGCGTCCGTCGCTCGACTTCGACGCGCTGCTGGAGAGAACGGCGCAGTGGTACGTGGACCACCCGCAGTGGTGGCGGGAGATCCGGAACGAAAGCGGGTTCAGGTCGTATTATAAAAAGCAGTACGATGAACGTTATCAGACGTGA
- a CDS encoding undecaprenyl-diphosphate phosphatase encodes MPLHHALILGFLQGVTEFLPISSSGHLAVYQWLFGPGGPGGPGGPGGPGGPGETQLLFDVMVHLGTLIAVLIVFRSDIALLVSGAWRAATGHANEDRGALRLLLLLAVGTVPAAVFGLGWKDELEQLFSAPAYVGCAFLVTGTILWLSRFSGQRGRTDPPGRPGTQDQLDRAGRPGGSTQAGHGGYTGRDLSRTNWFDALLIGMGQALALIPGISRSGTTISIALLLGLDRRLAARYSFLLAVPAILGAVVVQAGDTGGIPPDQWSAIAVGTLTAAVSGYIALKLLLRIVVAGNLSRFSYYCWGIGLLTLVGALSGLTGLTSAL; translated from the coding sequence ATTCCACTACACCACGCGTTGATTCTCGGATTCCTGCAAGGCGTCACGGAATTCCTGCCGATCAGCAGTTCCGGCCATCTCGCGGTGTACCAGTGGCTGTTCGGACCGGGCGGACCGGGCGGACCGGGCGGACCAGGCGGACCAGGCGGACCGGGTGAAACCCAGTTGCTCTTCGACGTCATGGTACACCTCGGAACGCTGATCGCCGTGCTGATCGTGTTCCGGTCGGATATCGCCTTGCTGGTCTCGGGTGCCTGGCGCGCGGCAACGGGCCATGCCAACGAGGACCGGGGCGCGCTTCGCCTCCTGCTTCTGCTCGCCGTGGGCACGGTTCCGGCCGCGGTCTTCGGCCTGGGATGGAAGGACGAGCTGGAGCAACTGTTTTCCGCACCGGCCTATGTCGGCTGTGCGTTCCTGGTCACCGGTACCATACTGTGGTTGTCCCGTTTCTCGGGCCAGCGGGGCCGGACGGATCCACCGGGACGGCCTGGCACGCAGGATCAGCTGGATCGTGCTGGCCGGCCTGGCGGGTCGACTCAGGCGGGCCATGGGGGCTACACGGGCCGGGACCTTAGCAGGACGAACTGGTTCGATGCGCTGCTGATCGGCATGGGCCAGGCGCTGGCGCTGATTCCCGGTATCTCGCGGTCCGGCACGACCATTTCCATCGCCTTGCTGTTGGGACTTGACCGGCGGCTGGCGGCGCGTTACTCTTTTCTATTGGCGGTTCCCGCCATACTGGGAGCGGTCGTCGTCCAGGCAGGAGATACGGGCGGCATTCCCCCGGATCAATGGTCCGCGATAGCGGTGGGAACCCTCACGGCGGCCGTGAGCGGTTACATCGCGCTCAAGCTGCTCCTTCGCATCGTAGTTGCCGGCAATCTGTCCAGGTTTTCGTACTATTGCTGGGGAATCGGACTGCTGACACTGGTCGGCGCGTTGTCCGGACTGACCGGGCTGACCAGCGCACTCTGA
- a CDS encoding alanine racemase → MRSNSIIDKMETPAVLLDETRMMGNLRAMQDLADRHGVALRPHIKTHKSLETGRRQVGLGASGVTVATVDEAQIFIEGGFESITVARPVVSPGKWDRLLSAAKAQDADVRVVTDSKEGIQVAGERAAAHEQTVGLFLKIDVGLHRCGLLPDDLRTGKLAGMIHDHANLEFRGIMSHAGHVYGSKSRAEAAEVAEAERRTMVAVRDALQSDGLPVQEVSVGATPAVLATERFDGITEIRPGNYVFLDLLPVRVGVARVTDVALTVLATVISRNEHYFVTDAGSKTLTSDTGVHGMTGNQGFGLAYPASGFLEPDGEMIVEKVSEEHGMVGRNGLDLAIGSKIRVVPVHSCPVANLARSYVVLTSDGLETWPVDAAGGSR, encoded by the coding sequence ATGAGATCTAATTCGATAATCGATAAGATGGAAACGCCCGCCGTACTGCTCGATGAGACCAGGATGATGGGCAATCTGCGCGCCATGCAGGACCTGGCGGACCGGCACGGCGTCGCGCTGCGTCCCCACATCAAGACCCACAAATCTCTGGAGACTGGCCGGAGACAAGTCGGCCTGGGGGCGTCGGGTGTCACCGTCGCCACGGTGGACGAAGCGCAGATATTCATCGAAGGCGGATTCGAATCCATCACCGTCGCCCGGCCGGTGGTATCGCCGGGGAAGTGGGACCGGTTGCTATCCGCCGCAAAGGCTCAGGACGCCGACGTCCGCGTGGTGACCGACTCGAAGGAGGGCATCCAGGTGGCGGGCGAACGGGCGGCGGCTCACGAGCAGACCGTAGGACTGTTTCTCAAAATCGACGTGGGACTGCATCGGTGCGGACTGCTGCCGGACGACCTGCGCACCGGGAAGCTGGCCGGGATGATCCACGACCATGCCAACCTGGAATTCCGGGGCATCATGTCCCACGCAGGCCACGTGTACGGTTCGAAGTCCAGGGCAGAGGCCGCCGAGGTCGCGGAAGCGGAGCGGCGCACCATGGTCGCCGTACGCGACGCATTGCAGTCGGACGGCCTTCCGGTTCAGGAGGTCTCCGTGGGCGCCACGCCGGCTGTCCTCGCTACCGAGCGTTTCGACGGGATTACGGAAATACGGCCCGGGAATTACGTTTTTCTCGACCTGCTCCCTGTCCGCGTGGGCGTAGCCCGGGTTACCGATGTTGCGTTGACCGTGCTGGCCACGGTGATCAGCAGGAACGAACACTATTTCGTGACGGACGCCGGGTCGAAGACGCTGACTTCTGATACGGGCGTCCACGGCATGACGGGCAACCAGGGTTTCGGCCTGGCCTATCCAGCATCGGGATTCCTCGAACCCGATGGCGAAATGATCGTGGAAAAGGTCTCGGAAGAACATGGCATGGTCGGGCGCAACGGGCTCGACCTGGCCATCGGTTCGAAGATCCGCGTGGTGCCGGTACACAGCTGTCCCGTGGCGAACCTGGCCCGGTCTTATGTCGTTCTGACCTCGGACGGACTCGAGACCTGGCCGGTGGATGCGGCGGGCGGGTCAAGGTAG
- a CDS encoding molybdopterin-dependent oxidoreductase → MDRRHFLETLAAGLVAGGAMLPTLHSVGGPLFVPIDKDEEGLTPLRRFFAVAIVSFPPKIDVETERLEIDGAVSNPYALGYDELHEWPQVTQESILRCVGGAQGRARWVGVRLRDLLDKAGMDPEARDVIFYGADEYESSVPVGEAMKKSSMLALEMNHEPLWAKHGSPVRLVMPGMYGYKQVKWITRIEVTRKNHKGYWENRGYSDDGRINS, encoded by the coding sequence ATGGACCGCCGACACTTCCTGGAGACCCTAGCGGCCGGACTCGTTGCCGGCGGGGCCATGCTTCCCACGCTTCATTCCGTAGGCGGCCCCTTGTTTGTACCCATTGATAAGGACGAAGAGGGTCTGACTCCCCTGCGCAGGTTCTTCGCCGTAGCCATTGTCTCATTTCCACCGAAAATCGACGTCGAAACGGAACGGCTCGAGATCGATGGCGCCGTTTCGAATCCATATGCACTGGGGTACGACGAATTGCACGAATGGCCGCAGGTCACGCAGGAGAGCATCCTGCGTTGCGTCGGCGGGGCCCAGGGAAGAGCCCGGTGGGTCGGCGTGCGGCTGCGCGATCTGCTTGATAAGGCGGGCATGGATCCGGAGGCCCGTGACGTCATTTTCTACGGGGCGGACGAATATGAGAGCAGCGTACCCGTGGGCGAGGCGATGAAGAAGAGCAGCATGCTGGCCCTCGAGATGAACCACGAGCCGCTGTGGGCCAAGCATGGCTCGCCCGTTCGCCTGGTCATGCCCGGCATGTATGGATACAAGCAGGTCAAGTGGATTACCCGGATCGAAGTCACCCGCAAGAACCACAAGGGATATTGGGAGAATCGCGGTTATTCGGACGATGGACGGATCAATTCCTGA
- a CDS encoding SDR family oxidoreductase, with the protein MSLENKTVVITGAAMGIGRAAALCCAEAGGQTVLADIEEDGLKETFGDIHAAGGEASCQVVDVSDAGQVEVLMAGAVEDFGRIDALINCAGILEGAYVPVDELDEEVWQRVMDVNLKGSFLTCKYAAAVMKEQQKGVIVLLSSGAGVRGGSSSVAYGTSKGAVHGQAVVLESQLSPFGIRVHAVCPGGIATPMKLRNIAEAAESQGGSVEEALKQAEAYLGDPEGVGRILAFLVSDQADHLRQTVFTR; encoded by the coding sequence ATGTCGCTCGAAAACAAGACGGTCGTCATCACCGGCGCGGCCATGGGCATCGGCCGGGCCGCGGCCCTGTGCTGTGCGGAGGCCGGGGGGCAGACCGTCCTGGCCGATATCGAAGAAGACGGGCTGAAGGAGACCTTCGGCGATATACACGCCGCGGGCGGCGAGGCTTCCTGCCAGGTAGTGGACGTTTCGGACGCCGGGCAGGTCGAGGTGCTGATGGCGGGAGCGGTCGAAGACTTCGGACGGATCGATGCGCTCATCAACTGCGCGGGCATCCTCGAGGGTGCCTACGTGCCCGTGGACGAGCTGGACGAGGAAGTGTGGCAGCGTGTGATGGACGTCAACCTGAAGGGGTCTTTTCTTACCTGCAAGTACGCCGCGGCCGTGATGAAGGAACAGCAAAAAGGCGTCATCGTCCTGTTGTCCTCCGGCGCCGGGGTACGCGGGGGCAGTTCATCGGTGGCCTACGGGACCAGCAAGGGGGCCGTGCACGGGCAGGCGGTCGTCCTCGAGAGCCAGCTTTCGCCCTTCGGCATACGCGTGCACGCGGTCTGTCCGGGAGGGATCGCGACGCCCATGAAGCTCAGGAACATCGCCGAGGCGGCCGAATCCCAGGGCGGGTCGGTGGAAGAAGCGCTCAAGCAGGCGGAAGCCTACCTGGGCGACCCCGAGGGCGTGGGCAGGATCCTGGCCTTCCTCGTATCCGACCAGGCTGACCACCTGCGCCAGACTGTCTTTACACGATGA
- a CDS encoding ATP-dependent helicase, whose translation MESDNEDDEPLVRGIYLVVETHSADAVQSAERLSEACPAPFSPDEMSRWERKGRGLAIFRCTDPFPLPEVESRPGTAILVDPDEEQEIPGDPDRLVLKLTSRHTPHLNSLVNRIVLPAYRRCIPLYLFASWNEEYLATGVVRIPDKEEIEAAMLPLLKEQLRFLLAFTCVVFPDSEALSASRKPWLTPVEVMMHEGLTRAGLHHRLHVRLGQACVDALVDGPHDGSPHDGDPHDGSPHDGDPHDGSPHDGDPHDGAVAVEIDGREFVRDDRLQLDRMMTEKYGIRKVVRFSGSDVVHDLDACVEKVRSTLTGRGNEPPIRMPDPSPSLAGEQAMCLNPRAGVVLTLAPAGSGKTRVLTRRVVEAVRGGIKPGRILCVVFNKAASEVMSERIHGDAGLPDVHIRTLHSLGYEICRQAPGSPYAGYGVVTEQTLPGGLTDLFRKVLKADFEQHASAALYPFPEHLVVAYEEAVSRFRRTLLPVGGDDSSVEIEGFDGCQAHRIREEVDRRMNAKALMTFDEQLFRAVEILLEHPAARTVYRHRFDSVLVDEVQDLTPVQFLMLRLLSLPLNNLFAVGDDDQMINTFTGADPENIRSFQRWYPGAAIHTLGANYRCRPDIVTRSASVISHNVNRFDKPIRPVQTQTGPGKDTIRVIACPSLEAETDAVVRTIRRWRKGGYGYGDMAVLVRVQSIAAPLQSALKDADLPFDPMDAGALFQSHAGRTLGAYFDVIARDERADSLSYALSLSFPSRRLSNEQLREAAALGHRFLERMDSLPGGRTDDLRDEVVANEVVANEVVANVETYQKSVEILRGVYASPDGSPVGFLNELLERTGLGAYYKKQEENSRERMAVSAAESIESIREIAARHVCKKAFVDTYLEAMVSEAAADQIDRLHPGASRDDRITVTTVHRSKGDEYKGVILFHVVEDILPHRRMTGSVADVEEERRVFYVALTRAEERLCITTQRKHPSRFLAEMKPAGGGGRLTRLRNRLMRFRGRPQRVRPSSIARSVLDRCRQMLP comes from the coding sequence ATGGAATCTGATAATGAAGACGATGAACCATTGGTGAGAGGAATCTATCTCGTGGTCGAAACACATTCGGCGGATGCCGTGCAGTCGGCGGAACGACTTTCCGAGGCTTGTCCGGCCCCGTTCTCACCGGACGAGATGTCCCGGTGGGAACGAAAGGGCCGTGGACTGGCGATTTTCCGGTGTACCGACCCGTTTCCCCTGCCTGAAGTCGAGTCCAGGCCGGGTACGGCGATCCTGGTCGATCCGGATGAAGAACAGGAGATACCGGGCGATCCCGACCGCCTTGTGCTGAAGTTGACGTCACGGCACACACCCCACCTGAACAGCCTGGTGAATCGCATCGTGCTTCCAGCGTACAGGCGGTGCATTCCCCTGTACCTGTTCGCCTCATGGAACGAGGAATACCTGGCCACCGGGGTGGTTCGTATACCGGACAAAGAAGAGATCGAAGCGGCGATGTTGCCCCTATTGAAAGAACAGCTGCGGTTTCTCCTGGCGTTTACTTGTGTCGTGTTTCCCGATTCAGAGGCGCTGTCTGCGTCGAGGAAACCCTGGCTGACCCCCGTGGAAGTCATGATGCACGAAGGACTTACGCGGGCAGGCCTGCATCACCGGCTCCACGTTCGACTGGGACAGGCCTGTGTCGACGCGCTGGTCGACGGCCCGCATGATGGCAGCCCGCATGATGGCGACCCGCACGATGGCAGCCCGCATGATGGCGACCCGCACGATGGCAGCCCGCATGATGGCGATCCGCACGATGGCGCCGTTGCGGTGGAGATCGACGGCAGGGAGTTTGTCCGCGACGACCGGCTCCAGCTGGACAGGATGATGACCGAAAAGTATGGAATTCGAAAGGTCGTACGGTTCAGCGGGAGTGATGTCGTGCACGATCTCGATGCGTGTGTTGAAAAGGTTCGATCGACGTTGACGGGACGGGGAAACGAGCCGCCGATCCGCATGCCTGACCCGAGTCCGAGCCTGGCCGGGGAACAGGCCATGTGTCTGAACCCCCGGGCCGGCGTGGTACTCACCCTCGCCCCGGCGGGTTCCGGCAAGACGAGGGTGTTGACGCGCCGGGTGGTGGAAGCCGTTCGGGGCGGAATAAAACCCGGCCGGATACTGTGTGTGGTCTTCAACAAGGCAGCGAGCGAGGTGATGTCCGAGCGTATACACGGCGACGCCGGACTGCCAGACGTACATATCCGCACATTGCACAGCCTGGGATACGAGATCTGCAGGCAGGCGCCGGGCAGCCCCTACGCGGGCTACGGCGTCGTTACCGAACAGACACTGCCGGGCGGACTGACCGATCTGTTCAGGAAGGTGCTGAAGGCGGATTTCGAGCAGCACGCCTCCGCCGCGCTCTATCCCTTCCCCGAGCATCTCGTCGTCGCGTACGAGGAAGCGGTTTCACGGTTCAGGAGAACGTTGCTTCCCGTCGGCGGGGACGACTCCAGTGTCGAGATCGAAGGATTCGACGGGTGCCAGGCGCACAGAATCCGCGAGGAAGTGGATCGCCGGATGAATGCGAAAGCCCTGATGACCTTTGACGAGCAGTTGTTCCGGGCCGTGGAAATCCTCCTGGAGCATCCCGCTGCGCGTACGGTCTACCGGCACCGCTTCGATTCGGTCCTCGTGGACGAGGTCCAGGACCTTACTCCCGTGCAGTTCCTGATGCTACGGCTGCTCTCCCTGCCCCTGAACAACCTGTTCGCGGTGGGCGACGACGACCAGATGATCAACACTTTCACCGGGGCGGACCCCGAGAACATCCGCTCCTTTCAGCGGTGGTATCCGGGCGCGGCGATCCACACCCTGGGCGCGAATTACCGGTGTCGACCCGACATCGTAACCCGTTCCGCCAGCGTCATTTCCCACAACGTCAACCGCTTCGACAAGCCCATCCGTCCCGTCCAGACACAGACCGGGCCGGGCAAGGACACGATCCGGGTCATCGCGTGCCCATCGCTGGAAGCGGAAACCGACGCCGTGGTACGCACGATTCGCCGGTGGAGAAAAGGGGGTTACGGATACGGGGACATGGCCGTACTGGTCCGGGTCCAGTCGATCGCGGCGCCCCTGCAGTCCGCGCTCAAGGACGCGGACCTGCCCTTCGACCCGATGGACGCCGGCGCACTGTTCCAATCCCACGCGGGAAGGACCCTGGGCGCGTATTTCGACGTCATCGCTCGTGATGAGCGTGCCGATTCCCTGTCCTATGCCCTCAGCCTTTCCTTTCCTTCCAGGCGACTCTCCAATGAGCAGTTGCGGGAAGCGGCGGCACTCGGCCACCGGTTCCTGGAACGAATGGACAGTCTGCCCGGTGGGCGAACCGACGATCTGCGGGATGAGGTGGTCGCCAATGAGGTGGTCGCCAATGAGGTGGTCGCCAATGTAGAGACATACCAGAAAAGTGTCGAAATCCTGCGCGGTGTCTATGCGTCTCCTGACGGGTCTCCTGTTGGATTCTTGAATGAATTACTGGAGCGAACGGGCCTTGGCGCATACTACAAGAAGCAGGAGGAGAACAGCCGGGAGCGCATGGCCGTATCCGCCGCGGAATCCATCGAGTCGATACGCGAGATAGCCGCCCGGCATGTCTGCAAGAAAGCATTCGTGGATACGTACCTGGAGGCGATGGTCTCCGAAGCCGCTGCGGACCAGATAGACCGCCTTCATCCCGGTGCGTCCCGGGACGATCGCATTACCGTTACCACGGTTCACCGGAGCAAGGGGGACGAATACAAGGGTGTCATCCTCTTCCACGTGGTGGAGGACATCCTGCCCCACCGCCGGATGACCGGATCAGTAGCAGATGTCGAGGAGGAACGGCGCGTATTCTACGTTGCCCTGACGCGGGCCGAGGAAAGGCTGTGCATCACTACGCAACGTAAGCATCCTTCCCGGTTCCTGGCCGAGATGAAGCCTGCCGGTGGAGGCGGCCGACTGACCCGGCTCCGCAACCGGCTGATGCGCTTCCGCGGACGGCCGCAGCGCGTCCGTCCGAGTTCGATAGCACGATCCGTCCTGGACCGCTGCCGCCAGATGCTACCTTGA